A region from the Flavobacteriales bacterium genome encodes:
- a CDS encoding T9SS type A sorting domain-containing protein: MLKHKLLAVLGLLPAGLMAQSQVDIGIYNNRDGQVEVRLRPQENFNGILSSVVFTLRWDKNSGATLGDIAQEQDMVGAINMNASGAVRENGNYNYQVFAGFGFSPMSDAGLALEAGKEITLAVVPVSGKAEIELVNDAWTGELANNGDYYVSLGGQDRTGLIYKDLASAADTDGTVVIRPNPNDGLFSFQFTVLEPTDLQVEIVNALGQVVFTERQAKFVGAYRKEMDLTAQSNGVYYLKVTRNGEQSVHKVVYR; the protein is encoded by the coding sequence ATGTTGAAGCATAAACTCCTCGCCGTTCTGGGTCTTCTGCCGGCCGGTCTCATGGCGCAGAGCCAGGTGGACATCGGCATCTACAACAACCGCGACGGACAGGTCGAAGTGCGCCTGCGTCCGCAGGAGAACTTCAATGGGATCCTCTCCAGCGTGGTGTTCACCCTGCGTTGGGACAAGAACAGCGGCGCAACCCTTGGGGACATTGCCCAGGAACAGGACATGGTAGGTGCCATCAATATGAACGCCAGTGGCGCGGTGCGTGAGAACGGCAACTACAACTACCAGGTGTTCGCGGGCTTCGGTTTCTCGCCCATGAGCGATGCCGGTCTTGCCCTTGAGGCGGGCAAGGAGATCACCTTGGCGGTGGTTCCCGTGAGCGGCAAAGCCGAGATCGAACTGGTGAACGACGCTTGGACCGGTGAGCTCGCCAACAACGGCGATTACTATGTCTCGCTCGGCGGCCAGGACCGCACGGGCCTCATCTACAAGGATCTTGCGAGCGCGGCGGATACGGACGGGACCGTGGTCATTCGGCCGAACCCGAACGATGGCTTGTTCAGCTTCCAGTTCACCGTGCTTGAGCCGACGGATCTGCAGGTTGAGATCGTGAACGCCCTTGGCCAGGTGGTCTTCACGGAGCGTCAGGCGAAATTCGTTGGCGCTTATCGCAAGGAGATGGACCTGACGGCGCAGAGCAACGGGGTCTACTACTTGAAGGTGACCCGCAACGGGGAGCAGAGCGTGCACAAGGTGGTGTACCGCTGA
- a CDS encoding chorismate-binding protein — translation MTRSFRHLLDVCLKRRLTFAAFRAPHGPIELWVQHQPETERISWEALDAMVNRFLVMPFVADPRGPLGIAPDVRILSGSAADADPALTDCLGTNELHQHEQVVPADASSIFTESVDSAKKRMAHGSMAKVVLSRAQQVDLAPEQLPDLFAHALQSSPEVLVALVSLPEHGTWLGASPERLINVSQDRIRVDSLAGTVPVRTFNDEVGAWGSKEREEQAMVTAGVVGAFRATGYTDVNTNGPNVVTAGPVAHLLTTVSAPVGDRSPASLVRELHPTPAVCGTPRSEAMSFILANEPVQRGLYAGFWGPWRSVRDGQLFVNIRCLQHAEGTATIHAGAGITAASDPDKELRETEEKARTWLAPIAALK, via the coding sequence ATGACGCGGTCATTCCGGCACCTCCTTGATGTATGCCTCAAGCGCCGATTGACGTTCGCTGCTTTCCGCGCGCCTCACGGTCCCATTGAGCTGTGGGTGCAACATCAACCGGAGACCGAACGCATATCGTGGGAGGCACTGGATGCCATGGTCAACCGGTTCCTGGTGATGCCTTTCGTGGCCGATCCCCGTGGTCCATTGGGGATCGCTCCCGATGTGCGCATTCTAAGTGGGAGCGCGGCTGATGCAGATCCTGCTTTGACCGATTGCCTGGGCACCAACGAACTGCATCAACACGAACAGGTTGTTCCGGCGGATGCAAGCTCCATCTTCACCGAGAGCGTGGATTCTGCCAAGAAGCGCATGGCCCACGGCAGCATGGCCAAAGTGGTGTTGTCCCGCGCGCAACAAGTGGACCTTGCCCCCGAGCAGCTTCCCGATCTCTTCGCACACGCCCTACAGTCCTCACCGGAAGTGCTGGTGGCTCTGGTGTCGCTTCCAGAACACGGCACTTGGCTGGGTGCTTCTCCTGAGCGTCTGATCAACGTATCCCAAGACCGGATCAGAGTGGACAGTCTAGCCGGTACGGTTCCGGTCCGAACGTTCAACGATGAAGTAGGCGCATGGGGCAGCAAAGAGCGCGAAGAGCAAGCAATGGTCACCGCGGGTGTTGTGGGGGCCTTCCGTGCAACAGGCTACACCGATGTGAACACGAACGGACCGAACGTGGTGACCGCAGGCCCGGTGGCACATCTGCTCACCACCGTGTCAGCCCCCGTCGGTGATCGTTCTCCTGCATCCTTGGTCCGCGAGCTGCACCCGACACCGGCCGTCTGCGGAACACCGAGGAGTGAAGCAATGTCCTTCATTCTGGCCAACGAACCCGTGCAACGAGGGTTGTACGCCGGCTTTTGGGGGCCATGGCGCTCTGTGCGTGATGGTCAGCTCTTTGTGAACATCCGTTGCCTGCAGCATGCCGAAGGGACGGCGACCATCCATGCCGGTGCGGGCATCACGGCAGCGTCCGACCCGGACAAAGAGCTGCGCGAAACGGAGGAGAAGGCGCGCACCTGGCTGGCTCCCATTGCCGCCCTGAAGTAG
- a CDS encoding response regulator transcription factor gives MPAIAPGRLLLVEDEPSLRSTLKLNLKLDGYEVTTAADGAEALARVRGARFDLVVLDVMLPEVDGFTVCETMRVEGNTTPVLFLTARNAPADRIRGLKTGDDHLAKPFELEELLLRVRKLLARAGGERRSVVEDTYNFSGHSINFKGYSLTDREGGLHPLSKREAMLLRLLVERKGEVVSREEILQKVWGYDVFPSTRTIDNFILNFRKYVKDDPKAPRHFHSIRGVGYRFTE, from the coding sequence ATGCCCGCTATTGCACCCGGCCGCTTGTTGCTTGTGGAAGATGAACCCTCACTGCGGAGCACGCTGAAATTGAACTTGAAACTGGATGGCTATGAGGTGACCACTGCAGCTGATGGCGCAGAAGCCTTGGCTCGTGTGCGAGGTGCTCGTTTCGACCTGGTCGTCCTCGATGTGATGTTGCCCGAAGTGGACGGTTTCACGGTGTGCGAGACCATGCGGGTGGAAGGGAACACGACGCCGGTGCTGTTCCTCACTGCACGGAACGCCCCGGCAGATCGCATCAGGGGCCTGAAGACCGGCGATGATCACCTGGCCAAGCCGTTCGAATTGGAGGAGCTGCTCTTACGGGTGAGGAAGCTGCTTGCCCGTGCAGGCGGAGAGCGCCGGTCGGTTGTGGAGGACACTTACAACTTCTCCGGTCATTCCATCAATTTCAAGGGATATTCGCTCACGGACAGGGAGGGAGGACTTCACCCACTGAGCAAGCGCGAGGCTATGCTCTTGCGGCTACTGGTAGAGCGCAAAGGCGAAGTGGTGAGCCGTGAGGAGATCCTGCAGAAGGTTTGGGGCTACGACGTCTTCCCCAGCACCCGCACGATCGACAACTTCATCCTCAATTTCAGGAAGTATGTCAAGGACGACCCCAAGGCTCCCCGGCATTTCCATTCCATCCGCGGGGTTGGCTACCGGTTCACGGAGTAG
- the menD gene encoding 2-succinyl-5-enolpyruvyl-6-hydroxy-3-cyclohexene-1-carboxylic-acid synthase, producing MATSDHFAAAELARLCFAKGVRHAVISPGSRSAPLVVAFNGQEGMQCLQVIDERSAAFFALGMAQQLHAPVALICTSGSAVLNYGPAIAEAFYQRVPLLVITADRPEEWVDQGEGQAIRQQGVLALHMKRSVQLPRITSDPLSRWHCGRLINEAIDATLLPVPGPVHVNVPFAEPLYGMVGDGQAGRPSRLIAPVMTEPFILPDHARWLIGQVSARKKVLVLAGQGLWSEGLKAQLQRLAALPQVSVHTEATSNLEDPAFIGCIDRAIEGVNDSNEADLKPDLLITFGGAIVSKRVKTLLRKWRPEQHWNVDVGQRHYDTYQSLTHDIAVNPEIFFAQVMNGAQGNESIYGEAWRMVDQRTRGLHNRIVASAPFCDLTVFNTLNDRIPGDSDVHVANSTPARYVQLFDRVRGIRWFSNRGTSGIDGCTSTAVGAAFALQKTTTLITGDTAFCYDSNAFWNEHLSPHLKIIVIDNGGGNIFRYIDGPDKDPELLKWFEAPHTRNIERLVKSYDLPYCHANDQASLEAGLDKLYAVHERPAVLHITTDAHTSPKVLREYFQQLRST from the coding sequence ATGGCAACAAGCGACCACTTCGCCGCCGCAGAGCTCGCGCGGCTTTGCTTCGCGAAAGGAGTCCGCCATGCCGTGATCAGTCCGGGTTCGCGCAGTGCACCACTGGTCGTAGCGTTCAACGGGCAGGAGGGCATGCAATGCCTTCAAGTGATCGACGAGCGCAGTGCTGCCTTCTTCGCATTGGGCATGGCCCAGCAGCTGCATGCGCCGGTGGCGCTCATTTGCACCAGTGGTAGTGCCGTGCTGAACTACGGACCAGCGATAGCAGAAGCATTCTACCAGCGAGTGCCCCTGCTCGTGATCACGGCTGACCGGCCCGAGGAATGGGTGGACCAAGGCGAGGGCCAGGCCATCCGGCAACAGGGCGTGCTCGCCTTGCACATGAAGCGCAGCGTGCAGTTGCCGCGGATCACCTCTGATCCGCTTTCCCGCTGGCATTGCGGGCGCTTGATCAACGAAGCCATCGATGCCACATTGCTGCCCGTGCCGGGACCGGTGCATGTTAACGTACCGTTCGCAGAGCCGCTGTATGGCATGGTCGGGGATGGACAGGCGGGACGCCCGTCCAGACTGATCGCGCCGGTGATGACCGAGCCGTTCATCCTCCCGGACCATGCCCGCTGGCTCATCGGACAGGTGAGCGCACGGAAAAAGGTGCTGGTGCTCGCCGGCCAAGGACTGTGGAGCGAGGGGCTCAAGGCGCAACTCCAAAGGCTTGCAGCCTTGCCGCAGGTTTCAGTGCACACGGAAGCGACCAGCAACCTTGAAGACCCCGCGTTCATCGGTTGCATCGACCGTGCAATTGAAGGTGTGAACGATAGCAATGAAGCCGACCTGAAGCCGGACCTGCTCATCACCTTCGGTGGTGCGATCGTGAGCAAACGCGTGAAGACCCTGCTCCGCAAGTGGCGACCGGAACAGCACTGGAACGTGGACGTGGGCCAACGGCACTACGACACATACCAGAGCTTGACGCACGACATTGCCGTGAACCCGGAGATCTTCTTCGCCCAAGTAATGAACGGCGCACAAGGGAACGAGAGCATCTACGGCGAGGCCTGGCGTATGGTGGACCAACGCACACGGGGCCTGCACAACCGCATCGTTGCCTCGGCGCCGTTCTGTGACCTTACCGTGTTCAACACGCTCAACGATCGTATCCCCGGCGACAGCGACGTGCACGTGGCGAACAGCACGCCCGCGCGCTACGTGCAGCTCTTCGATCGGGTGCGTGGCATCCGTTGGTTCAGTAACCGTGGCACGAGCGGCATCGATGGCTGCACGAGCACCGCGGTCGGCGCGGCATTCGCATTACAGAAAACCACCACTCTCATCACCGGCGACACCGCCTTCTGCTACGACAGCAATGCGTTCTGGAATGAGCACCTGTCGCCTCACCTGAAGATCATCGTCATCGACAACGGTGGCGGCAACATCTTCCGCTACATCGATGGGCCTGACAAGGACCCCGAACTGCTCAAGTGGTTCGAGGCACCGCACACCCGTAACATTGAGAGGCTGGTGAAGAGCTACGACCTGCCGTACTGCCACGCCAATGACCAAGCCTCGTTGGAAGCTGGGCTCGACAAGTTGTACGCGGTACACGAACGCCCTGCTGTTCTCCACATCACCACCGACGCGCATACCTCACCCAAGGTGTTGCGCGAGTACTTCCAACAACTCCGCTCGACATGA
- a CDS encoding PQQ-dependent sugar dehydrogenase — translation MQHQLLLDQVSNPSSVAVLPDNRMLVATLGGVVFITSPIDQPPLDLSIYMALSNINFTAEHGLAELVLDPDFANNGYFYIYYSTFANKNRVSRFIHHDSVADLSDEFVVWETVAPFSDCCHTGGALNITPDGKILLAVGDDFTPALAQSTSSPYGKVHRFNTDGTVPADNPYYDATPGLFNANGALKTIYSMGLRSPFRGAYDAVNARFYVSEVGGNDINVSWEDLHLCTPAANFGWPACGDGGRGIGGDCLDPAFSDPVFTYQHNGVGASIMAGFVYDGTMFGPAYEGKLFYADYVRNWIRCLTLAPNGSVIGDEVFLDPDSMGGVEPQSVVKLLQGPDGSLIYVSFADGIGGLTGSVHRIFIAPDYSPVCGTISATPQNDPGPTVQVQFNASATDPEGLPLTYTWAFGDGSGTFVGAAQTHTFNGEGVYEAIVVVSDGNSSTVCEAPPITVGIPPTVQIISPANGSFFQAGQVVEFTALATDDEPVPPTTYVWTVQFQHDAHTHPEAGASGGATFDLVVPTDGHGFSGNTWYRVTVTVTDADGIQASTSIEVFPLKVQLGIQTVPQGLEVIVEGLPLVAPSMLDHAVGSKLVVSVPLSTQCFNGVSYAFTGWSDGGALTHEYTVGDANATLTAFYTPVGACGECGHALSFDGADDLVSFTPFTIVGDFTLEFWMNAAAGLSSADAIVGNNSDFSLDLDNGRIRFFKVADRLTGSQQVIPGQWHHYAITRAGNALKLYVDGVQDVAASASPFTGTIWSHALGKGAFAGSFNGELDEMRLWNNARSAALIAANRNGPVDPASNGLVGYWSFDALPVQQEVSDHSQAGRNGVRGYTASTESSDPSAVLSNGPMSQHCPRAKSFMLRTYLQGPYDTNAGLMRDDLRATGALPFTEPYTQLGFLRAGTTGESTAPGVLAVNGPDAIVDWVLLEFRSAVNPAVVVATHALLLQRDGDLISPSGQWPVMLPVEEPAYYVALRHRNHFGVMTAAPVAMDGSVALVDFTSTGQTVYGTNALTSEGGVLLQWAGNTTLDALLKYVGMSNDRDPILQAIGGNVPTAVVNAYSVCDVNLDGAVKYAGAANDRDPILVNIGGSIPTNVGHEQLP, via the coding sequence ATGCAGCACCAGTTGCTGCTCGATCAGGTGAGCAATCCGAGCAGTGTGGCCGTTCTCCCGGACAACAGGATGCTGGTTGCCACCCTTGGGGGTGTGGTCTTCATCACCAGCCCCATCGATCAGCCTCCGTTGGACCTGTCCATCTACATGGCGTTGTCCAACATCAACTTCACTGCCGAGCACGGCCTGGCTGAACTCGTGTTGGACCCTGACTTTGCCAACAACGGCTACTTCTACATCTACTACAGCACCTTCGCCAACAAGAACCGGGTTTCGCGGTTCATCCACCACGACAGCGTGGCTGATCTGAGCGATGAGTTCGTCGTCTGGGAAACGGTTGCTCCGTTCAGCGATTGTTGTCATACGGGTGGCGCTCTGAACATCACCCCTGATGGGAAGATCCTCCTTGCGGTCGGTGACGATTTCACGCCTGCTCTTGCACAGAGCACGTCAAGTCCCTACGGCAAGGTCCATCGCTTCAACACCGATGGCACGGTACCCGCCGACAATCCGTACTACGATGCCACGCCCGGGCTGTTCAACGCGAACGGCGCGCTCAAGACCATTTACAGCATGGGCTTGCGCAGCCCTTTCCGCGGTGCATACGATGCGGTGAACGCCCGCTTCTACGTCAGCGAAGTGGGCGGCAACGATATCAATGTGTCCTGGGAGGACCTTCATCTCTGCACGCCAGCGGCCAACTTCGGCTGGCCAGCCTGTGGTGATGGTGGCAGGGGCATTGGGGGAGACTGCTTGGACCCGGCATTCAGCGACCCCGTGTTCACATACCAGCACAACGGCGTAGGTGCATCCATCATGGCGGGCTTTGTCTATGACGGGACCATGTTCGGTCCGGCCTACGAAGGCAAGTTGTTCTACGCGGACTACGTGAGGAATTGGATCCGCTGCTTGACGCTTGCGCCGAATGGATCCGTGATCGGGGACGAGGTGTTCCTGGACCCCGATTCGATGGGCGGGGTGGAGCCGCAGAGCGTGGTGAAGCTCCTTCAGGGACCCGATGGCTCGCTCATCTATGTATCGTTCGCTGATGGTATTGGTGGGCTTACAGGGTCGGTTCACAGGATCTTCATCGCCCCCGACTATTCACCCGTTTGCGGTACCATTTCAGCAACGCCCCAAAACGACCCTGGTCCGACCGTGCAAGTGCAGTTCAATGCTTCCGCCACCGATCCTGAAGGTCTGCCGCTCACCTACACATGGGCGTTCGGTGATGGGTCGGGAACGTTCGTTGGCGCAGCGCAAACGCACACTTTCAATGGGGAAGGCGTGTACGAGGCCATCGTGGTGGTAAGCGACGGAAACAGCAGCACCGTGTGCGAAGCGCCGCCGATCACCGTCGGGATCCCTCCTACGGTCCAGATCATTTCTCCCGCGAACGGTTCGTTCTTCCAAGCTGGGCAGGTGGTGGAGTTCACGGCGCTTGCAACGGATGACGAACCGGTGCCACCGACGACCTACGTGTGGACCGTGCAGTTCCAACACGATGCCCACACGCACCCGGAAGCCGGTGCGAGCGGCGGCGCAACGTTCGACCTGGTGGTGCCAACGGACGGCCACGGCTTCAGTGGGAACACATGGTACCGGGTGACGGTCACTGTCACCGATGCCGATGGCATCCAAGCTTCCACGTCGATCGAGGTTTTTCCACTGAAGGTCCAACTGGGGATCCAAACCGTGCCGCAAGGGCTGGAAGTGATCGTTGAAGGCTTGCCATTGGTCGCGCCTTCGATGCTGGATCATGCAGTGGGCAGTAAACTCGTGGTGAGCGTACCGCTCTCAACACAATGCTTCAATGGCGTGAGCTACGCCTTCACCGGGTGGAGCGATGGCGGCGCCTTGACGCACGAGTACACCGTTGGCGACGCCAATGCTACGCTCACCGCCTTTTACACGCCCGTGGGTGCTTGCGGAGAGTGCGGGCACGCGTTGTCCTTCGATGGTGCCGACGATCTGGTGTCTTTCACCCCGTTCACCATCGTGGGCGATTTCACGCTCGAGTTCTGGATGAACGCTGCAGCTGGTTTGAGCTCCGCGGACGCCATCGTTGGAAACAACAGTGATTTCTCGCTGGACCTGGACAACGGTAGGATCCGCTTTTTCAAGGTGGCCGATCGGTTGACCGGCTCCCAGCAGGTCATCCCCGGTCAGTGGCATCACTATGCGATCACACGTGCGGGCAACGCGCTGAAGCTTTATGTGGACGGTGTTCAGGACGTTGCCGCAAGCGCTTCACCGTTCACGGGCACCATTTGGTCGCACGCCTTGGGCAAAGGCGCGTTCGCCGGTTCCTTCAATGGTGAACTCGATGAAATGCGGTTGTGGAACAATGCGCGATCGGCAGCGTTGATCGCGGCGAACCGGAACGGTCCTGTGGACCCTGCCTCCAATGGGCTGGTGGGTTATTGGTCTTTCGATGCCTTGCCTGTTCAGCAGGAAGTGAGCGACCATTCCCAGGCTGGCCGCAACGGTGTTCGCGGGTACACCGCCAGCACCGAGAGCAGCGATCCGTCCGCGGTGCTGTCCAACGGGCCCATGTCCCAGCACTGCCCGCGCGCCAAGTCGTTCATGTTGCGTACCTATTTGCAAGGTCCGTACGACACCAACGCGGGACTTATGCGCGACGATCTCCGTGCAACGGGAGCCCTGCCCTTCACGGAGCCGTACACCCAGCTTGGATTCCTGCGCGCGGGCACGACAGGCGAATCGACGGCCCCTGGTGTGCTTGCCGTGAACGGACCGGATGCGATCGTGGATTGGGTCCTGCTCGAGTTCCGTTCAGCCGTCAACCCCGCCGTTGTCGTCGCCACGCATGCGCTGCTCCTTCAACGGGATGGGGACCTCATTTCGCCCAGTGGCCAATGGCCGGTGATGCTGCCAGTTGAAGAACCGGCCTATTATGTCGCTTTGCGGCACCGGAACCACTTCGGAGTGATGACCGCCGCACCCGTGGCAATGGACGGTTCAGTGGCCCTTGTCGACTTCACCTCGACAGGTCAGACCGTATACGGCACGAACGCGTTGACCTCCGAGGGGGGGGTATTGCTCCAGTGGGCGGGCAACACTACTTTGGACGCGCTGCTGAAGTACGTAGGCATGTCGAACGACCGCGATCCGATCCTGCAAGCCATCGGGGGGAACGTTCCCACGGCTGTGGTGAACGCCTACTCCGTTTGTGATGTGAACTTGGACGGAGCGGTGAAGTACGCCGGTGCCGCTAACGACCGCGACCCCATTCTCGTAAACATCGGTGGCTCCATCCCCACCAACGTCGGCCACGAACAACTACCGTAA
- a CDS encoding hotdog fold thioesterase: protein MFTSEEIEQANAISAHCMISALGIRFVAGEPGTFCATMPVEPRTHQPMGLLHGGATAALAESLGSTGSYMLIDRERHAVVGIEVNANHLRGVRSGLVKAIGRLAHKGRTTHVWDIRVEDEQGALVALCRLTNLVIERRA, encoded by the coding sequence ATGTTCACTTCAGAAGAGATCGAGCAAGCCAACGCAATCAGTGCCCACTGCATGATCAGCGCGCTGGGTATCCGTTTTGTTGCGGGTGAACCAGGAACGTTCTGCGCGACCATGCCGGTTGAGCCGCGCACGCACCAACCCATGGGCCTTCTGCACGGTGGGGCCACGGCAGCACTGGCCGAATCGCTTGGCAGCACGGGCAGCTATATGCTCATCGACCGTGAGCGGCATGCCGTGGTGGGCATTGAAGTGAACGCGAACCACCTGCGTGGCGTGCGTTCCGGCTTGGTGAAAGCCATCGGCAGACTGGCGCACAAAGGACGAACAACCCATGTCTGGGACATCCGCGTGGAGGATGAACAGGGAGCGTTGGTGGCGTTGTGCCGATTGACCAACCTGGTCATTGAGCGGCGGGCATGA